Proteins from a single region of Argiope bruennichi chromosome 6, qqArgBrue1.1, whole genome shotgun sequence:
- the LOC129972648 gene encoding uncharacterized protein LOC129972648, with translation MISNHQDEENSQANDSKCEEAKILGVKQKISILENNTILAVINKILAEIDQRFSNDNKSIILGVRALVPGSSNFIEKKGVLPFAKLYEANIDNLSIELKNMENVMNRKSSNKPASLFHSSPKPFLNSIAYQELFVLHLIKICLYCTSSKVASIVHQKLPVLFLHAKVACTIPTCKRSFCTLQLVKKLLTNYYVR, from the exons ATGATCTCTAATCATCAGGATGAAGAAAATAGCCAAGCAAATGATTCTAAATGTGAAGAAGCAAAGATTCTTGGAgtcaaacagaaaatttcaattctagAAAATAA CACAATTCTCGCTGTCATAAACAAGATTTTGGCTGAAATAGACCAGAGATTCAGCAACGACAACAAGTCCATTATATTAGGCGTGAGAGCTCTCGTTCCCGGATCTTCGAATTTTATAGAGAAGAAAGGCGTCCTTCCTTTCGCTAAGCTGTATGAAGCAAACATTGATAACTTGTCAATAGAActgaaaaatatggaaaatgttATGAATAGAAAGAGCTCCAATAAACCTGCTAGTTTGTTTCATTCATCGCCAAAGCCTTTTTTGAACTCAATTGCTTATCAAGAATTGTTTGTACTGCACCTCATCAAAATTTGCCTCTACTGTACCTCATCAAAAGTTGCCTCTATTGTTCATCAAAAGTTGCCTGTACTATTCCTACATGCAAAAGTTGCCTGTACTATTCCTACATGCAAAAGGAGTTTCTGTACTCTGCAGCTGGTAAAAAAACTGCTTACTAACTACTATGTTAGATAA